A part of Rattus rattus isolate New Zealand chromosome 6, Rrattus_CSIRO_v1, whole genome shotgun sequence genomic DNA contains:
- the LOC116902877 gene encoding anionic trypsin-1, translating to MSALLILALVGAAVAFPLDDDDKIVGGYTCPEHSVPYQVSLNSGYHFCGGSLINDQWVVSAAHCYKSRIQVRLGEHNINVLEGDEQFINAAKIIKHPKYSSWTLNNDIMLIKLSSPVKLNARVAPVALPSACAPAGTQCLISGWGNTLSSGVNNPDLLQCVDAPVLSQADCEAAYPGEITSSMICVGFLEGGKDSCQGDSGGPVVCNGQLQGIVSWGYGCALPDNPGVYTKVCNFVDWIQDTIAAN from the exons ATGAGTGCACTTCTGATCCTAGCCCTTGTGGGAGCTGCTG TTGCTTTCCCTTTGGATGATGATGACAAGATCGTTGGAGGATACACCTGCCCGGAACATTCTGTCCCCTACCAGGTGTCGCTGAACTCTGGCTACCACTTCTGTGGAGGTTCCCTCATCAATGACCAGTGGGTGGTGTCTGCAGCTCACTGCTACAAATC CCGCATCCAAGTGAGACTGGGAGAGCACAACATCAACGTCCTTGAGGGCGATGAGCAATTTATCAATGCTGCCAAGATCATCAAGCACCCCAAGTATAGTTCGTGGACCCTGAACAATGACATCATGCTGATCAAGCTCTCTTCCCCTGTGAAACTCAATGCTCGAGTGGCCCCTGTAGCTCTGCCCAGCGCCTGTGCACCTGCAGGAACTCAGTGCCTCATCTCTGGCTGGGGCAACACCCTCAGCAGTGGTG TGAACAACCCAGACCTGCTACAATGCGTGGATGCCCCAGTGCTGTCTCAGGCTGACTGTGAAGCCGCCTACCCTGGGGAAATCACCAGCAGCATGATTTGTGTTGGCTTCCTGGAGGGAGGCAAAGATTCCTGCCAG GGTGACTCTGGTGGCCCTGTGGTCTGCAATGGACAGCTCCAGGGCATTGTCTCCTGGGGCTATGGCTGTGCCCTGCCAGACAACCCTGGTGTGTACACCAAGGTCTGCAACTTCGTGGACTGGATTCAGGACACCATTGCTGCAAACTAA